One Aneurinibacillus migulanus genomic region harbors:
- a CDS encoding BofC C-terminal domain-containing protein produces MIRKPLPKHWRTLLALSVLFVTVVVGGTWYLYSAIGNLKGSEAAAQTVDVVLKREYLCGETEEEMKRETVASVDELLTRYKGWNFVSRNRSVYTFEKKINDLSPHCKENAYFGLGTNGELTLFDGLPEKGQVIQTFFQLDTGKLESSLPREELNLLRQGIRITDAAEYNSIISTYSEFSNDDQEATVRLK; encoded by the coding sequence ATGATCCGAAAGCCGCTTCCAAAGCATTGGAGAACCTTGCTGGCTTTATCCGTATTGTTCGTAACGGTCGTGGTTGGAGGCACCTGGTACCTGTATTCCGCCATCGGAAATTTGAAAGGTAGCGAAGCTGCGGCACAGACTGTAGATGTTGTGCTCAAGCGTGAATATTTGTGCGGAGAAACAGAAGAAGAGATGAAGCGGGAAACGGTTGCTTCTGTAGATGAGTTGCTTACGCGTTATAAGGGCTGGAATTTTGTTTCTCGTAACCGAAGTGTGTATACATTTGAGAAGAAAATTAATGACCTATCCCCGCATTGTAAAGAAAATGCGTACTTTGGTCTGGGAACAAATGGCGAATTAACGTTGTTTGATGGATTGCCAGAGAAAGGGCAGGTTATTCAGACATTTTTCCAATTGGATACGGGAAAGCTCGAGTCCAGTCTTCCACGAGAAGAACTGAATTTGCTGCGACAAGGCATACGCATTACTGATGCAGCGGAATACAATTCGATTATTTCTACGTATAGCGAATTTTCAAATGACGACCAGGAAGCGACGGTACGGCTTAAATAA
- a CDS encoding DUF2905 domain-containing protein, whose product MNPVAKMLIIGGIVLVIIGLIWQVGGRFLNLGRLPGDIVVEKENFRFYFPVMTSIILSIVLSLLFYLFRFFR is encoded by the coding sequence ATGAATCCGGTGGCGAAAATGCTCATCATAGGCGGCATAGTTCTCGTTATTATCGGCCTTATTTGGCAGGTGGGCGGCCGGTTTTTGAACCTGGGGCGCTTGCCGGGGGATATCGTTGTGGAAAAAGAGAACTTCCGCTTTTATTTTCCGGTTATGACGAGCATTATTTTGAGTATTGTACTCTCACTCCTATTTTATTTGTTTCGCTTTTTTCGTTAA
- the ruvB gene encoding Holliday junction branch migration DNA helicase RuvB, producing MISAHAHDMEEFNMELSLRPRYLAEYIGQNQIKENLKIFIEAAKLRGEALDHVLLYGPPGLGKTTLSMIIANELDVNLRTTSGPAIERPGDLAAILTALSPGDVLFIDEIHRLPRSVEEVLYPAMEDFALDIVIGKGPGAKSVRLDLPPFTLVGATTRAGMLSAPLRDRFGVVSRLEYYTTDELTYIVMRAAELFAVEIRGEGAEEIARRSRGTPRIANRLLKRVRDFAQVQGDGVITGELACEALERIQVDRMGLDEIDHKLLLSIMDTFAGGPVGLDTLAATVSEEATTLEDVCEPYLMQIGFLQRTPRGRIATPHAYNYFGREVPGV from the coding sequence ATGATTTCTGCCCATGCACATGACATGGAAGAATTCAATATGGAACTCAGCCTCAGACCCCGTTATCTGGCGGAGTATATCGGCCAGAACCAGATTAAGGAGAACCTGAAGATTTTCATCGAGGCGGCCAAGCTGCGCGGCGAAGCGCTCGATCATGTACTTCTGTACGGTCCTCCAGGTCTTGGGAAAACAACACTGTCCATGATTATCGCTAATGAGCTTGATGTTAACCTTCGTACTACATCGGGACCTGCGATTGAGCGTCCGGGTGATTTGGCCGCAATTCTGACAGCACTTTCGCCGGGAGACGTTTTGTTCATTGATGAAATTCATCGGCTGCCACGTAGTGTTGAAGAAGTGTTATATCCGGCGATGGAGGATTTCGCGCTGGATATCGTCATCGGAAAAGGACCGGGCGCAAAGTCAGTGCGGCTCGATTTACCGCCATTTACATTGGTTGGTGCGACGACTCGGGCAGGTATGCTGTCTGCGCCTCTGCGTGACCGTTTCGGTGTAGTAAGTCGCTTGGAATATTATACGACGGACGAACTTACTTATATCGTGATGCGTGCAGCTGAGTTGTTCGCCGTCGAGATTCGCGGTGAAGGGGCGGAGGAGATTGCTCGTCGTTCACGTGGAACGCCGAGGATTGCCAATCGATTGCTAAAGCGGGTGCGGGATTTTGCGCAGGTGCAAGGCGACGGAGTCATTACCGGAGAGTTGGCATGTGAAGCGTTGGAGCGTATTCAAGTGGACCGGATGGGGCTTGATGAGATTGATCACAAGCTGCTATTGTCCATTATGGATACGTTTGCTGGAGGACCGGTCGGTCTAGATACACTAGCAGCAACGGTGAGCGAGGAAGCGACAACGCTCGAAGACGTGTGCGAACCGTATCTTATGCAGATAGGGTTTCTGCAGCGTACGCCGCGGGGACGCATAGCGACGCCGCATGCATATAATTATTTCGGCAGGGAGGTGCCAGGCGTATGA
- the safA gene encoding SafA/ExsA family spore coat assembly protein — MKIHIVKKGDTLWKISQKYNVDFETLKKINTHIKNPDKILPGMKVKVPTTGVQLKNDENNKELPTKEMPTKEKPVKEKPVMPEVSPQPKPKSPEVNPIMEMDMDINIQMPPMPAKEKPVKEKPIKEIPKKEKPVPAPVPSPIPPQPIPVPQPEIKPPAPPKEKPKEPVQVTPPPQPMPMPQPPNMPIMPPMPNMPMMPYCPPMPYCMPMPNMPIMPNVQMPIQEPLPNMPIMPNVQMPIQEPLPNTMMPPKPNVQMPIQETKPNTMMPPKPNVQMPIQEPLPNMPIMPPMQPVMPYMMPPVPIPDVEHKKTKEEKCESTSSYWHGESSMMPYSYPGVPHDMQGGYPFATANIMNPYTYSPGMSGMQPVNPYHATPPYGLPYAPYCHPHMPAVQPMYKDSCGCHESSFASDSSHC, encoded by the coding sequence ATGAAAATCCATATTGTAAAAAAAGGAGACACCTTGTGGAAAATCTCCCAGAAATATAACGTCGACTTCGAAACACTAAAGAAAATCAATACGCATATCAAAAACCCGGATAAAATCCTACCCGGTATGAAAGTGAAAGTGCCGACAACTGGCGTACAACTGAAAAACGATGAGAATAACAAAGAGCTGCCCACCAAAGAAATGCCGACAAAAGAAAAACCAGTAAAAGAGAAACCAGTCATGCCCGAAGTATCTCCACAGCCAAAGCCGAAAAGTCCTGAAGTGAACCCAATAATGGAGATGGATATGGACATTAATATCCAGATGCCACCCATGCCTGCCAAAGAAAAACCGGTAAAAGAGAAGCCTATAAAAGAAATACCAAAAAAAGAAAAGCCCGTGCCGGCACCAGTGCCAAGCCCAATACCACCCCAACCGATACCAGTACCGCAGCCTGAAATAAAGCCGCCCGCACCACCAAAAGAAAAACCGAAAGAGCCGGTACAAGTAACACCTCCGCCTCAACCGATGCCGATGCCGCAACCGCCCAATATGCCGATCATGCCACCCATGCCCAATATGCCAATGATGCCATATTGCCCGCCGATGCCGTATTGTATGCCGATGCCCAATATGCCAATCATGCCTAATGTGCAGATGCCTATTCAAGAACCATTGCCCAATATGCCGATCATGCCTAATGTGCAGATGCCTATTCAAGAACCGTTACCGAACACCATGATGCCTCCTAAGCCTAATGTACAGATGCCTATTCAAGAAACAAAGCCCAATACCATGATGCCTCCTAAGCCTAATGTACAGATGCCTATTCAAGAGCCGCTGCCCAATATGCCGATCATGCCTCCCATGCAGCCTGTTATGCCGTATATGATGCCGCCTGTACCAATACCTGATGTGGAGCATAAAAAGACAAAAGAAGAGAAGTGCGAATCTACTTCATCCTATTGGCATGGGGAATCATCCATGATGCCGTACAGCTATCCGGGAGTACCCCATGATATGCAGGGAGGATATCCGTTCGCAACAGCGAATATTATGAATCCATACACATATTCACCAGGTATGTCAGGAATGCAGCCGGTAAATCCATATCATGCGACCCCACCTTACGGTCTTCCATATGCGCCCTATTGTCATCCGCATATGCCGGCAGTACAACCGATGTATAAAGACAGCTGCGGCTGCCATGAAAGCAGCTTCGCTTCCGACTCATCACATTGTTAA
- a CDS encoding phosphotransferase, producing the protein MDRELIAAIEKMYHCRVIRLRPKRAVWLCDTDRGNWVIKGYDDFAQAAWVTHLSRTLHQRGFRDVVRYIPTIQNVPVFKWKEDYMTAMERIPGREGSYFNKVDILHSLEKLAEFHLHSTFIPGGPPPEEGIPLLVKWENRYRSFLDIHSQIQNSDTRQSRLTQLVQSGAPTILREAEYVLDVARRSALAEEYATSFYQHHVAHKDLASHNFLLSGTHSSIIDLDTAAYDTPLVDIIQLISRALVLQGWSLSAFTEAIEAYRSVRPLSDAQVALIFLLLRFPDNFMREVTGVFEKRKNFQASRVEQYLAIIMKNWKRRERFFAGYEHFFYA; encoded by the coding sequence ATGGACCGAGAATTGATCGCTGCCATCGAGAAAATGTACCATTGCCGAGTTATCCGTCTAAGACCTAAACGTGCCGTCTGGCTTTGTGATACGGATCGCGGCAACTGGGTTATTAAAGGCTACGATGACTTTGCTCAAGCAGCATGGGTTACTCACCTCTCCCGTACGCTTCACCAACGTGGATTTCGAGATGTAGTTCGGTACATTCCAACGATTCAAAATGTGCCTGTTTTTAAATGGAAAGAGGATTATATGACAGCAATGGAACGCATACCTGGAAGAGAAGGTAGCTATTTCAACAAAGTTGACATTCTGCATTCTCTTGAAAAACTGGCAGAGTTTCATCTGCATAGCACATTTATTCCTGGAGGCCCCCCTCCCGAAGAGGGCATTCCCCTTCTCGTCAAATGGGAGAACCGATATCGCTCTTTCCTCGATATTCATAGCCAGATTCAAAACAGCGACACCCGGCAAAGCCGTCTGACTCAGCTCGTGCAAAGTGGTGCCCCTACGATTCTCAGGGAAGCGGAATATGTCCTTGATGTCGCCAGAAGATCAGCGCTTGCTGAAGAATATGCAACTTCGTTCTACCAGCATCACGTCGCCCACAAAGATCTCGCCAGCCATAACTTTCTGTTAAGCGGCACGCACAGCTCCATTATTGATTTGGATACGGCTGCCTACGACACGCCATTGGTTGATATCATTCAACTAATTAGCCGAGCGCTCGTCCTACAAGGATGGAGTCTGTCCGCATTTACTGAAGCGATTGAAGCATACCGCAGCGTACGACCACTATCGGATGCACAAGTGGCACTCATATTCCTGCTGCTGCGATTTCCGGATAACTTCATGCGTGAAGTAACCGGCGTATTTGAGAAGCGAAAGAACTTCCAGGCTAGCCGGGTCGAACAATATCTGGCGATTATTATGAAGAATTGGAAACGCAGAGAACGCTTTTTCGCAGGATATGAACACTTTTTCTACGCCTGA
- the pheA gene encoding prephenate dehydratase produces the protein MERTFAFLGPRGTNTEEAARLIFRGENDAFRPYRTIPDCLEAASEGKVDYAVVPWENSLEGSVNLTLDWIIHKIDLPILSELIIPISHQLSCAKREHPLALSDVTKVLSHPQAVAQCHEFLRDHLSHAEIEYVSSTAEAARLVSEHVEEPWVAISAMQAVHTYPVTLLKENIEDVENNFTRFIVLGKESLVLPEAETHKTTILVTLPSDFPGALHQVLSAFSWRRLNLSRIESRPTKTGLGNYHFVIDIEHKMDDVLLPGAFAEMEALGCQVRFLGTYPVFIKKRNGVELSLRS, from the coding sequence ATGGAGAGAACGTTCGCATTTTTAGGTCCGCGCGGTACAAACACAGAAGAAGCGGCGCGCCTGATTTTCCGGGGGGAAAACGACGCATTTCGCCCGTACCGCACCATTCCGGACTGTCTGGAGGCGGCATCGGAGGGCAAAGTGGATTATGCGGTCGTTCCCTGGGAGAATTCCCTGGAGGGATCTGTCAACCTAACGCTTGATTGGATTATCCATAAAATCGATTTGCCGATTTTAAGCGAATTAATTATCCCGATTTCACACCAACTATCCTGTGCAAAGCGTGAGCATCCGCTTGCGCTGTCCGATGTCACGAAAGTACTGTCCCATCCACAGGCAGTGGCGCAATGCCATGAGTTTTTGCGCGATCATCTGTCACACGCGGAGATTGAATATGTCAGCAGCACAGCAGAGGCAGCAAGGCTTGTCAGCGAGCATGTAGAAGAGCCGTGGGTGGCAATTTCAGCTATGCAGGCAGTACACACTTATCCGGTAACACTGCTCAAGGAAAACATCGAGGATGTGGAAAATAACTTTACCCGATTTATCGTACTAGGCAAGGAGTCGCTGGTGCTACCTGAAGCGGAGACGCATAAGACGACCATTCTCGTTACGCTGCCATCCGATTTTCCGGGTGCGCTTCACCAGGTGCTTTCAGCTTTTTCTTGGCGTCGCCTTAACTTGTCACGTATCGAATCTCGTCCGACAAAAACGGGACTTGGTAACTACCATTTTGTCATTGATATCGAGCATAAGATGGACGATGTACTTCTTCCTGGCGCATTTGCCGAGATGGAAGCATTGGGCTGTCAGGTGCGCTTCCTAGGTACGTATCCGGTATTTATTAAGAAACGGAACGGAGTCGAACTATCGCTTCGTTCGTAA
- the thrC gene encoding threonine synthase, which produces MAGIIERYAKLLPVTEKTPRLTLHEGDTPLIFAPKLSEELDLEIYFKYEGLNPTGSFKDRGMVMAVAKAVEEGSHTIMCASTGNTSAAAAAYAARANLRCIVLIPNNNIALGKLAQAMIYGAEIIAIEGNFDQALKIVRDICEKHPIALVNSVNPYRLEGQKTAAFEVCDTLGKAPDILAIPVGNAGNISAYWKGFKEYYEAGVVQNMPRMFGFEAEGAAAIVKDEPIENPETLATAIRIGKPASWNLAVNARDESNGHIDMVTDDEIVEAYRKLASMEGIFAEPASAASLAGVIKMRKQGRIAAGQQVVCVLTGNGLKDPDIAIKSAGIQPTVVESTEEAVLGIIAQGAGV; this is translated from the coding sequence ATGGCTGGCATTATTGAACGTTATGCAAAACTTTTACCGGTGACAGAGAAAACACCCCGGCTTACATTGCACGAGGGAGACACACCGCTAATTTTTGCACCGAAATTATCTGAAGAATTGGATTTGGAGATTTATTTTAAATACGAAGGATTGAACCCGACCGGGTCATTTAAAGACCGTGGCATGGTAATGGCGGTAGCCAAAGCCGTAGAAGAAGGCAGCCATACGATTATGTGCGCTTCAACCGGCAATACATCTGCGGCGGCTGCAGCTTATGCTGCCCGTGCAAATCTGCGCTGTATCGTACTTATTCCAAACAATAATATTGCACTGGGCAAGCTGGCACAGGCGATGATATACGGAGCTGAAATTATTGCAATTGAAGGCAACTTCGACCAAGCGCTGAAAATCGTGCGAGATATTTGTGAAAAGCATCCGATTGCATTGGTGAATTCAGTTAATCCATACCGCCTAGAAGGTCAAAAAACGGCCGCATTCGAAGTATGCGACACACTCGGAAAAGCCCCTGATATTCTTGCTATTCCAGTAGGGAACGCAGGAAATATTTCTGCATACTGGAAAGGGTTTAAAGAATACTATGAAGCAGGAGTCGTGCAGAATATGCCTCGCATGTTCGGTTTTGAAGCGGAAGGTGCAGCGGCGATCGTTAAGGATGAACCAATTGAGAATCCTGAAACGCTGGCTACGGCTATCCGTATCGGCAAACCAGCAAGCTGGAATCTGGCAGTAAATGCGCGTGATGAGTCAAACGGACATATTGATATGGTTACGGATGACGAAATTGTTGAAGCATATCGTAAGCTGGCGTCCATGGAAGGCATTTTTGCTGAACCAGCATCTGCAGCTTCACTTGCCGGCGTTATTAAAATGCGCAAACAGGGCCGTATTGCAGCTGGTCAACAAGTCGTATGCGTACTGACAGGCAATGGATTGAAAGATCCGGATATCGCGATCAAATCCGCCGGTATACAACCGACCGTTGTAGAAAGCACGGAAGAAGCAGTGCTCGGTATTATTGCCCAGGGAGCGGGTGTGTAG
- the ruvA gene encoding Holliday junction branch migration protein RuvA: MIDFIEGQVAYIEADCVIVASQGVGYRVFTGNPFQYREGEVGAVRIYTHHYVREDAMHLYGFSTRNERDLFRKLLDVSGIGPKGALAMISAGTPEQIIAAVTQENIEFLTRFPGVGKKTAQRIILDLKDKLKALAVQEKAVARVEGEPEVHGGEEPTLFHAFEEPKQEAIEALGALGYSQTEIQKVMKKLEKEGADLASTDKIVKRALQLFLTT; this comes from the coding sequence ATGATTGATTTTATTGAGGGACAGGTTGCTTATATAGAAGCAGACTGTGTTATCGTGGCCTCACAAGGTGTAGGCTATCGAGTTTTTACGGGTAATCCGTTTCAATACCGTGAAGGAGAAGTGGGAGCGGTTCGCATATATACTCACCATTATGTACGGGAAGACGCCATGCATCTGTACGGTTTTTCAACGCGTAATGAGCGAGATTTGTTCCGTAAATTGCTTGATGTATCCGGTATCGGACCGAAGGGAGCGCTGGCGATGATTTCGGCGGGTACTCCGGAGCAGATTATTGCTGCTGTAACACAGGAAAACATTGAGTTCCTGACTCGATTTCCTGGCGTCGGAAAAAAGACGGCACAACGAATTATTCTGGATTTGAAAGATAAACTTAAAGCGCTGGCTGTGCAGGAAAAGGCAGTAGCCAGAGTGGAAGGAGAGCCGGAGGTGCATGGCGGAGAGGAACCGACATTGTTCCATGCCTTCGAAGAGCCGAAGCAGGAAGCAATAGAAGCGCTCGGCGCACTCGGCTACAGTCAGACAGAGATTCAAAAAGTTATGAAAAAGCTGGAAAAAGAAGGAGCCGATTTGGCTTCTACCGATAAAATTGTAAAGCGTGCACTACAGTTGTTCTTAACGACGTAA
- a CDS encoding lipoate--protein ligase family protein, with translation MEQKNGLFGQRIWRIVDQTRTHPSFHALYSFAMDDTLCTSVRLKRSPAVMRAWVHHHNVVMGNVDYKLQGIEQGISYLKEHGYVPVVRNSGGAAVVLDEGVLNLSLILPTEDTFSDINAGYRAMVKFIELMLAPFGVQVETGEVIGSYCPGDFDVAIGGRKFGGLAQRRRRGAVAVQAFLLADGSGSERAELVRGFYEMAAREGDTYPSVHPETVASLSELIGVPISCSDLLERAVDVIKARSERAEFTQLFQEEAEEFASNTASMETRNPHLQL, from the coding sequence ATGGAACAGAAGAACGGTTTATTCGGACAGCGTATATGGCGGATTGTTGACCAAACAAGGACGCATCCGTCATTTCATGCGCTCTATTCTTTTGCGATGGACGATACATTATGTACGTCGGTTCGTTTGAAACGGAGCCCGGCAGTGATGCGAGCCTGGGTGCACCACCATAATGTAGTCATGGGCAATGTCGACTACAAATTGCAGGGAATTGAACAAGGAATTTCCTACTTGAAGGAGCATGGGTATGTACCTGTGGTGCGGAATTCTGGCGGTGCTGCGGTTGTACTTGATGAAGGGGTTTTGAACCTATCGCTAATTTTGCCTACGGAGGATACATTTTCCGATATTAATGCAGGATATCGGGCGATGGTGAAGTTTATTGAACTCATGCTAGCCCCGTTCGGCGTGCAGGTAGAGACGGGAGAGGTGATAGGCTCATATTGTCCCGGCGATTTCGATGTCGCCATCGGTGGACGAAAGTTTGGTGGATTGGCACAGCGCAGAAGGCGTGGCGCAGTGGCGGTACAAGCATTTCTGCTAGCAGATGGTAGTGGTAGCGAGCGGGCAGAGCTTGTGCGTGGCTTCTATGAGATGGCGGCCCGAGAAGGGGATACGTATCCCTCTGTACATCCAGAGACAGTAGCTTCTTTATCAGAGCTTATAGGGGTGCCTATTTCCTGTTCTGATTTGCTTGAGCGGGCGGTAGACGTGATTAAAGCACGTTCGGAGCGAGCTGAGTTTACCCAGCTGTTCCAGGAAGAAGCAGAGGAATTTGCTTCCAATACAGCTAGTATGGAGACACGTAATCCGCACTTACAGCTATAA
- a CDS encoding homoserine dehydrogenase: MQNNKVKVGLMGLGTVGTGVVRIVQGHQEDLQKQTGLSIEIAKVLVQNVEKTRSLKLAEGIVTTEAADLFDNPDIDVIVEVIGGIQPAKEYILKALENGKHIVTANKDLMALHGAEILSKAQDRGCDVFYEASVAGGIPILRALVEGFASDRITKMMGIVNGTTNYIMTKMSQEGADYAEVLKEAQALGYAESDPTADVEGHDAARKMAILGTLGFHVDMSLEDVDCKGISKVSSEDIAYAKKLGYEIKLLGIAQRDDDLIEVSVQPTLVHHTHPLASVNGVFNAVYVHGEAVGETMFYGPGAGELPTATAVVSDLVTVVKNMKLGVNGRGSVAPYREKQLKSDEQIVSKYFLRLIVDDKRGVLAQITRILAEHDVSLEQVLQQPYNGGTQSEIILITHHASRKNIFAVREQFAELESIFEVKSLYRVEGGEEK; the protein is encoded by the coding sequence ATGCAGAATAATAAAGTAAAAGTAGGTCTTATGGGTCTCGGTACGGTTGGCACAGGGGTTGTGCGCATTGTTCAGGGGCACCAGGAGGATTTGCAAAAGCAAACGGGTCTTTCCATCGAGATTGCCAAGGTACTTGTACAAAATGTAGAGAAAACTCGCAGCCTGAAGCTTGCTGAAGGTATAGTTACGACCGAGGCGGCCGATCTGTTTGACAATCCGGATATCGATGTCATTGTCGAAGTCATCGGTGGCATTCAACCCGCAAAAGAATACATCCTTAAGGCGCTGGAGAACGGTAAACATATCGTCACAGCTAACAAAGATTTGATGGCGCTGCATGGCGCGGAAATTCTGTCCAAAGCGCAAGACAGAGGCTGTGATGTCTTCTATGAAGCAAGTGTAGCCGGCGGCATTCCGATTCTACGTGCGCTGGTGGAAGGCTTTGCTTCCGACCGCATTACGAAGATGATGGGAATCGTAAACGGGACGACGAACTATATTATGACTAAGATGAGTCAAGAAGGTGCCGACTATGCGGAGGTGCTGAAAGAAGCGCAAGCTCTTGGCTACGCCGAATCCGATCCGACAGCGGATGTGGAAGGGCATGATGCGGCACGCAAGATGGCTATTCTGGGCACGCTTGGTTTCCATGTAGATATGAGCCTCGAAGATGTAGATTGCAAAGGTATTTCGAAAGTGAGCTCTGAAGATATCGCCTATGCGAAGAAGCTTGGTTATGAAATTAAGCTGCTTGGTATCGCACAGCGGGATGATGATTTAATCGAAGTAAGCGTACAGCCGACGCTTGTGCATCATACGCATCCACTTGCCTCCGTTAACGGTGTATTCAACGCGGTGTATGTGCACGGTGAAGCGGTCGGTGAGACCATGTTCTACGGACCGGGCGCTGGAGAGTTGCCGACAGCGACCGCAGTCGTGTCTGATCTGGTTACTGTCGTGAAAAATATGAAGCTTGGTGTGAATGGCCGCGGCAGTGTTGCACCATACCGGGAGAAGCAACTTAAATCAGATGAACAAATCGTCTCGAAGTATTTTCTACGCTTAATCGTGGACGATAAACGCGGAGTGCTTGCCCAAATTACTCGCATTCTTGCCGAACATGATGTAAGCTTAGAACAAGTTCTTCAGCAGCCGTATAATGGCGGCACACAATCTGAAATCATTCTGATTACGCACCATGCGTCACGTAAGAATATTTTTGCTGTACGTGAGCAGTTTGCGGAGTTGGAAAGTATCTTTGAAGTAAAAAGCCTGTATCGAGTAGAAGGTGGGGAGGAAAAATAA
- the thrB gene encoding homoserine kinase — protein MENGKVKVKVPASTANLGPGFDTIGMAFRLYTTLTIEVADATDIRLHGPNLSGIPTDKSNLIYQIAARIFEKAGLVVPELIIDVTSDIPLTRGLGSSASAIVGALVAANELAGKPFTMDELYQMATEEEGHPDNVGASFFGGVVVALMETDHVPYVRLPVPEHLEAMVVIPKFMLSTEKARGVLPSMYSRQDVVYTASHTGVLVGALATGNLSLLRMAMKDVLHQPYRVSLVPGLDKILTEAHEHGALGAALSGAGPTIIALVDKRESTDALQQFMVQTLAEHDIDCTVMRLVPDETGVQVEHCFSGVTEQRS, from the coding sequence GTGGAGAACGGAAAGGTAAAAGTAAAGGTGCCGGCCAGCACGGCCAATCTTGGGCCGGGCTTTGATACGATCGGCATGGCTTTTAGACTTTACACAACCCTTACAATTGAAGTGGCCGATGCAACGGATATCCGCCTGCATGGCCCCAACCTTTCCGGCATTCCTACTGATAAGAGCAATCTGATATACCAGATTGCGGCCCGCATATTCGAGAAAGCGGGGCTTGTCGTGCCGGAGCTTATCATTGATGTAACCTCCGATATTCCGCTGACCCGGGGGCTTGGCAGTAGTGCATCCGCTATTGTTGGTGCACTGGTGGCCGCCAACGAATTAGCGGGTAAGCCATTTACGATGGATGAACTGTATCAGATGGCGACCGAAGAAGAGGGGCATCCGGATAATGTCGGGGCATCGTTCTTCGGGGGAGTGGTTGTTGCGCTGATGGAGACGGATCATGTACCGTATGTTCGTTTGCCAGTACCGGAGCATCTCGAAGCGATGGTCGTTATTCCGAAATTTATGCTGTCAACCGAAAAAGCACGCGGCGTACTGCCATCTATGTACAGCCGCCAGGATGTGGTGTATACAGCAAGCCATACCGGCGTATTGGTAGGTGCGCTGGCGACAGGCAATCTATCGCTTTTACGTATGGCGATGAAAGATGTTTTGCACCAGCCATACCGCGTGTCGCTTGTTCCTGGATTGGATAAAATTTTGACTGAAGCGCATGAGCATGGTGCATTGGGCGCTGCGCTATCTGGTGCCGGTCCAACCATCATTGCCCTCGTTGATAAACGAGAGTCGACAGATGCATTACAGCAGTTTATGGTTCAAACGTTGGCTGAACATGACATTGATTGTACGGTCATGCGTCTTGTGCCTGATGAAACCGGAGTGCAAGTGGAACATTGCTTCTCCGGTGTGACTGAGCAAAGGAGTTAA